One window from the genome of Nocardioides panaciterrulae encodes:
- a CDS encoding hemerythrin domain-containing protein: MSTDAIVLLKQDHQEIKKVFTAFEKAGENAHAEKGRLVNKMIELLTVHTYIENEVMYPRVRELLPEVEDDVLESYEEHHVADVLVMELAAMKPDAERFTAKTTVLIENVRHHIDEEEDEWFPKVRSGLGRKALQEIGAEMEEARKKAPRSPAQPSALKKTIDAVIS; the protein is encoded by the coding sequence ATGTCCACCGACGCGATCGTGCTGCTGAAGCAGGACCACCAGGAGATCAAGAAGGTCTTCACCGCCTTCGAGAAGGCCGGCGAGAACGCCCACGCCGAGAAGGGCCGGCTCGTGAACAAGATGATCGAGCTGCTCACGGTGCACACCTACATCGAGAACGAGGTGATGTACCCCCGCGTGCGCGAGCTGCTCCCCGAGGTCGAGGACGACGTGCTGGAGTCCTACGAGGAGCACCACGTCGCCGACGTGCTGGTCATGGAGCTGGCGGCGATGAAGCCGGACGCCGAACGGTTCACCGCGAAGACCACCGTGCTCATCGAGAACGTCCGCCACCACATCGACGAGGAGGAGGACGAGTGGTTCCCGAAGGTGCGCTCCGGTCTGGGCCGCAAGGCCCTGCAGGAGATCGGCGCGGAGATGGAGGAGGCCCGCAAGAAGGCGCCCCGCTCCCCTGCGCAGCCCAGCGCCCTGAAGAAGACCATCGACGCCGTCATCTCCTGA
- a CDS encoding NAD(P)-dependent alcohol dehydrogenase: MPVPMPVHAYAAPAAGEPLVPTVIERREVGANDVLIEVKYAGICHSDIHTVRGDWGPQSYPLVPGHEIVGLVAEVGSGVTGHQVGDRVGVGCMVNSCGQCTNCRNGDQQYCAEGMVGTYGAVDRDGTITQGGYSTHVVVDADYVLSVPEGVDLAAAAPLLCAGITTYSPLRRWGAGPGKRVAIVGLGGLGHMAVKIAHALGAEVTVLSQSLKKQEDGLRLGADHYFATSDPATFEQLAGSFDLVLNTVSASIDVDAYLGLLAVDGTMVNVGAPGEPLSLNVFSLIGARRSYAGSMIGGIPETQEMLDFCAEHHLGAEIELIGADKINDAYERVLASDVRYRFVIDTATLG, encoded by the coding sequence ATGCCCGTCCCCATGCCCGTCCATGCCTACGCCGCCCCCGCCGCCGGCGAGCCCCTCGTCCCCACCGTCATCGAGCGCCGCGAGGTCGGTGCCAACGACGTGCTGATCGAGGTCAAGTACGCCGGGATCTGCCACTCCGACATCCACACCGTGCGCGGCGACTGGGGACCGCAGTCCTACCCGCTGGTCCCCGGCCACGAGATCGTCGGCCTGGTCGCCGAGGTCGGGTCCGGCGTGACCGGCCACCAGGTCGGCGACCGGGTCGGCGTCGGCTGCATGGTCAACTCGTGCGGGCAGTGCACCAACTGCCGCAACGGCGACCAGCAGTACTGCGCGGAGGGGATGGTCGGCACCTACGGCGCCGTCGACCGCGACGGCACCATCACCCAGGGCGGCTACTCCACCCACGTCGTGGTCGACGCCGACTACGTCCTCTCGGTCCCCGAGGGCGTCGACCTGGCGGCCGCCGCGCCGCTGCTGTGCGCCGGCATCACCACCTACTCGCCGCTGCGCCGCTGGGGCGCGGGCCCGGGCAAGAGGGTCGCGATCGTCGGCCTCGGCGGGCTCGGCCACATGGCGGTCAAGATCGCGCACGCGCTGGGCGCCGAGGTCACGGTGCTCTCGCAGTCGCTGAAGAAGCAGGAGGACGGGCTGCGGCTGGGCGCCGACCACTACTTCGCGACCAGCGACCCGGCCACCTTCGAGCAGCTCGCCGGCAGCTTCGACCTGGTGCTGAACACCGTCAGCGCCAGCATCGACGTCGACGCCTACCTCGGCCTGCTCGCCGTGGACGGCACGATGGTCAACGTCGGCGCCCCGGGGGAGCCGCTGAGCCTGAACGTGTTCTCGCTCATCGGGGCCCGGCGCTCGTACGCCGGGTCGATGATCGGCGGCATCCCGGAGACCCAGGAGATGCTCGACTTCTGCGCCGAGCACCACCTCGGCGCCGAGATCGAGCTGATCGGCGCCGACAAGATCAACGACGCCTACGAGCGGGTGCTGGCCTCCGACGTCCGCTACCGGTTCGTGATCGACACCGCCACGCTGGGCTGA
- a CDS encoding GntR family transcriptional regulator — MTQWLEGLAARRADMGRSSTAGRVADALREDVIEGRLLPGVRLSEEDIGAALGISRNTLREAFRLLTHERLLVHEFNRGVFVRRLTTEDVRDLYRVRRALEAAALRAAPGAPPERLEAVRRAVEDGERAAVAGDWTLVGSANMHFHQALAGLLDSPRLDETMRQLLAELRLVFHVMADPRAFHEPYLQGNREILRLLEEGDTAAAERALAHYFDVAEKQLLDAMG; from the coding sequence ATGACGCAGTGGCTGGAGGGGCTCGCCGCCCGGCGGGCGGACATGGGCCGGTCGAGCACCGCCGGCCGGGTCGCGGACGCGCTCCGCGAGGACGTCATCGAGGGCCGGCTGCTGCCCGGGGTCCGGTTGTCGGAGGAGGACATCGGCGCCGCGCTCGGCATCTCTCGCAACACCCTGCGCGAGGCGTTCCGGCTGCTCACCCACGAGCGACTGCTGGTCCACGAGTTCAACCGCGGGGTGTTCGTGCGCCGGCTGACCACCGAGGACGTGCGCGACCTCTACCGGGTGCGCCGGGCGTTGGAGGCGGCCGCGTTGCGTGCCGCCCCGGGCGCGCCGCCGGAACGGCTCGAGGCGGTACGCCGGGCCGTGGAGGACGGCGAGCGGGCGGCGGTCGCCGGCGACTGGACCCTCGTGGGGTCCGCCAACATGCACTTCCACCAGGCGCTGGCCGGCCTGCTCGACAGCCCTCGCCTCGACGAGACCATGCGCCAGCTGCTCGCCGAGCTGCGCCTGGTCTTCCACGTCATGGCCGACCCCCGGGCCTTCCACGAGCCCTACCTGCAGGGGAACCGCGAGATCCTCCGGCTGCTGGAGGAGGGCGACACCGCCGCCGCGGAGCGGGCGCTCGCCCACTACTTCGACGTCGCCGAGAAGCAGCTGCTCGACGCCATGGGCTGA